In a genomic window of Flavobacteriales bacterium:
- a CDS encoding carboxypeptidase-like regulatory domain-containing protein produces MRFLMVLVLLLPMKAVAQKGKHHLYFIQGHVTDGFTGEPIPFARIDVAGSKDGPGMTDFDGFYLLRPNAPPGRYAVRFSAEGYVPRTDTIEILVDRALIHNVKLPSYPR; encoded by the coding sequence ATGCGCTTCCTAATGGTGCTTGTGCTCTTGCTTCCCATGAAGGCGGTAGCACAAAAGGGCAAGCATCATCTGTACTTCATCCAAGGTCATGTCACCGACGGTTTCACCGGCGAGCCGATTCCATTCGCGAGGATCGATGTTGCGGGTAGCAAGGATGGGCCGGGCATGACCGATTTCGATGGGTTCTACTTGCTGCGGCCGAATGCGCCGCCGGGGAGATATGCGGTGCGCTTCAGTGCCGAAGGCTACGTGCCGCGCACGGACACAATTGAGATCCTAGTTGACCGAGCTCTGATCCACAATGTGAAACTGCCATCCTATCCGCGCTGA
- the carA gene encoding glutamine-hydrolyzing carbamoyl-phosphate synthase small subunit, giving the protein MLISQRPEALLLLADGTLFRGRAIGAQGITVGEICFNTGMTGYQEIFSDPSYTGQIMTMASPHIGNYGVKAGEEESGAPTIAGLVVKKYSEVWSRPGGSGSLDDHLKGHGIVGISDIDTRKLVRHIRDHGAQNALISSSVMDVAVLRARLAAVPSMEGLELSSTVSTKKAYQMGSADAAFRVALIDFGVKRNIERCLIERGCQVRVFPMTTVLEEIHAWEPDGIMLSNGPGDPSAMPASVEQVKDLVASGLPVFGICLGHQLLAESMGMRTEKMHHGHRGINHPIKDLTTGRDEITSQNHGFVVNRSDAEANAAIEITHVHLNDGSVAGFRLKGRPVFSVQYHPEAGPGPLDSRYLFDRFVELMKARVRTSRSVPQSA; this is encoded by the coding sequence ATGCTCATCAGTCAGCGCCCCGAAGCCCTGCTGCTCCTAGCGGATGGAACGCTTTTCCGCGGACGCGCCATCGGGGCACAGGGCATCACTGTCGGGGAGATCTGCTTCAATACCGGCATGACCGGCTACCAAGAGATTTTCTCGGACCCGAGCTACACCGGCCAGATCATGACCATGGCCTCGCCGCATATCGGCAACTACGGCGTGAAGGCGGGGGAAGAGGAGAGCGGGGCGCCGACCATTGCAGGTCTGGTTGTCAAGAAGTACAGCGAAGTGTGGAGCCGCCCGGGCGGATCCGGCTCGCTCGATGATCACTTGAAGGGGCATGGCATCGTGGGCATCAGCGATATCGACACGCGCAAGCTCGTCCGGCACATCCGCGACCATGGTGCGCAGAATGCGTTGATCAGCAGCAGTGTCATGGACGTGGCGGTCCTGCGCGCACGTCTGGCCGCGGTCCCCAGCATGGAAGGCTTGGAGCTGAGCAGCACCGTGAGCACCAAGAAGGCCTATCAGATGGGCAGCGCCGATGCTGCTTTCCGCGTGGCGCTCATCGACTTCGGCGTGAAGCGCAACATCGAGCGTTGCCTTATTGAGCGCGGTTGCCAGGTGCGCGTGTTCCCGATGACCACGGTTCTCGAGGAGATTCATGCCTGGGAACCCGATGGCATCATGCTGAGCAATGGCCCCGGCGACCCTTCTGCAATGCCTGCCAGCGTTGAACAGGTGAAGGACTTGGTGGCCAGCGGACTTCCCGTCTTCGGAATCTGCCTCGGTCATCAGCTGTTGGCGGAGAGCATGGGCATGCGCACGGAGAAGATGCACCACGGGCATCGCGGCATCAACCACCCGATCAAGGACCTCACCACCGGCCGCGATGAGATCACCTCGCAGAATCACGGATTCGTCGTGAATCGCTCCGATGCGGAGGCGAACGCTGCTATTGAGATCACGCACGTCCACCTCAACGATGGAAGCGTAGCCGGCTTCCGCCTGAAGGGCCGGCCGGTGTTCAGCGTGCAATACCACCCGGAAGCAGGCCCCGGGCCGCTCGATAGCCGATACCTCTTCGACCGTTTCGTTGAACTGATGAAAGCCCGGGTGCGCACGAGCCGTTCAGTGCCGCAAAGCGCGTAG
- the eno gene encoding phosphopyruvate hydratase: MGLIAKIHAREILDSRGNPTIEVDVWADSGHMGRAAVPSGASTGAHEAMELRDGDKKRYLGKGVRKAVEHVNSTLNNELHGALITDQAMIDKALIGLDGTPNKANLGANAILGVSLAVAKAAAAELNLPLFRYVGGVNACTLPVPLMNILNGGAHADNKVDVQEFMIMPVGAKRFSDGLRMGAEVFHALKAVLKKKGLSTNVGDEGGFAPDLPSNEDALKLVVQAIEAAGYTPGDDIVLALDCASTEFYDAKKKRYALESTGDVLTSDEMVAMWADWAKRYPIVSIEDGMAEDDWAGWKKLTEAIGGKVQLVGDDLFVTNTARLAEGIDKGIANSILVKVNQIGTLTETIQAVEMAHRAKYTSVMSHRSGETEDSTIADLAVALNCGMIKTGSASRSDRIAKYNQLLRIEEQLGPAGIYPGKSLRYVS; encoded by the coding sequence ATGGGCCTGATCGCCAAGATCCACGCACGCGAGATCCTCGATTCACGGGGCAATCCCACCATTGAAGTCGATGTCTGGGCCGATAGCGGCCACATGGGACGGGCAGCCGTTCCGAGCGGAGCCAGCACCGGCGCTCACGAAGCCATGGAGCTGCGCGATGGCGACAAGAAGCGCTACCTCGGCAAGGGCGTGCGCAAGGCTGTGGAGCATGTGAACTCCACGCTGAATAACGAGCTGCACGGTGCGCTCATCACCGATCAAGCCATGATCGACAAGGCCCTCATCGGCCTCGATGGCACGCCGAACAAGGCCAACCTCGGCGCGAACGCCATCCTCGGCGTGAGCCTTGCGGTGGCCAAGGCGGCTGCAGCTGAATTGAACCTGCCGCTCTTCCGGTACGTCGGTGGCGTGAACGCCTGCACGCTGCCCGTGCCATTGATGAACATCCTCAATGGTGGCGCGCACGCCGACAATAAGGTGGATGTTCAGGAATTCATGATCATGCCCGTGGGTGCCAAGCGGTTCAGCGATGGCCTGCGCATGGGCGCTGAGGTCTTCCACGCGCTGAAGGCGGTCCTGAAGAAGAAAGGCCTCAGCACGAACGTGGGCGATGAGGGCGGCTTCGCGCCCGACTTGCCCAGCAACGAGGACGCCCTGAAGCTGGTGGTGCAGGCCATCGAAGCGGCGGGCTACACGCCCGGCGATGATATCGTGCTCGCGCTCGATTGCGCCAGCACCGAGTTCTACGATGCGAAGAAGAAGCGCTACGCGCTCGAGAGCACCGGTGATGTGCTCACCAGCGATGAGATGGTGGCGATGTGGGCGGATTGGGCGAAGCGTTATCCCATCGTGAGCATCGAGGACGGCATGGCCGAGGACGATTGGGCCGGCTGGAAGAAGCTCACCGAGGCCATCGGCGGTAAGGTGCAGCTCGTGGGCGATGATCTGTTCGTGACCAACACCGCACGACTAGCAGAAGGCATCGATAAGGGCATCGCGAACAGCATCCTCGTGAAGGTGAACCAGATCGGCACGCTCACCGAGACCATCCAGGCCGTGGAGATGGCGCATCGCGCGAAGTACACCAGCGTGATGAGCCACCGCAGCGGGGAGACCGAGGACAGCACCATCGCTGACCTGGCCGTGGCCCTGAATTGCGGCATGATCAAGACCGGCAGCGCCAGCCGCAGCGACCGGATCGCCAAGTACAACCAGCTGCTGCGCATCGAAGAGCAGCTGGGCCCTGCGGGGATCTATCCCGGCAAGAGCCTGCGGTACGTTAGCTGA
- a CDS encoding OmpA family protein, whose protein sequence is MRTMKTYLLSASALLAGCAQQQLAQADKARERMAYADAAPRYERALSTLAERDAMLRAADTYRMLNQPAKAASWYSAADRLQPLQGDDAIALGRMLLALDRTVEAAQLFERIMAERPEDPLVRELGMAIADREAFYADTTLFTITPVHIEGVSSAFNAVPMGSKLLIAAERTQAAGKPNPWNGEAFLDLCTVEAREGIMAGSAQPLLGEVNGRFHDGPAVLSADGRTMYFTRSDYFRFRLNKDEQGTSHLMLFRAELQPDGRWGKVSSFAYNGEDFSAGHAALSADGSVLYYISDMPGGFGGTDLYACERTAEGWAHPRNLGPTVNTAGSEMFPTVRGDTLFFASNGHRSLGGLDIFRTVQKDGEWRQPENLNYPINTRHDDFALVMLTDRKGYLSSNRGGRDGIYRILENDPTLVLNISVFDEEDGSPMAGAEVRLLEPTQPEPLTLFTNDDGHVSFPLTVDKLYEVLASKDGVFTERRQLSTMGQRISHEFKEEFRMQRVVVDKPIVIENIYYDYDKWDIRPDAAVELDKVAQLFIDNPALSFELGSHTDSRASGMYNLVLSDARASSAMDYLIRKGVPAERITARGYGESKLVNRCADEVECTEEEHQANRRTEFKVVKVMPMLSDRK, encoded by the coding sequence ATGCGAACGATGAAGACCTACCTGTTGAGCGCCTCCGCGTTGCTGGCCGGCTGCGCGCAGCAACAGCTCGCACAGGCCGATAAGGCCCGGGAGCGCATGGCCTATGCCGACGCTGCGCCGCGGTATGAGCGCGCGCTGAGCACCCTGGCCGAACGCGATGCCATGCTGCGCGCAGCCGATACCTACCGCATGCTGAACCAGCCCGCGAAAGCCGCCTCCTGGTACAGCGCTGCCGATCGCCTTCAACCGCTGCAAGGCGACGATGCCATCGCGCTTGGCCGAATGCTCCTCGCCTTGGACCGCACCGTCGAGGCAGCCCAGCTCTTTGAACGCATAATGGCCGAGCGGCCAGAGGACCCTCTCGTGCGCGAGCTGGGCATGGCCATCGCTGATCGGGAGGCCTTCTACGCTGACACCACGCTCTTCACGATCACTCCTGTTCACATTGAAGGCGTGAGCAGCGCGTTCAATGCAGTGCCCATGGGCAGCAAGCTGCTCATCGCCGCAGAGCGCACCCAGGCTGCGGGCAAACCGAACCCTTGGAACGGGGAGGCCTTCCTCGACCTCTGCACCGTGGAAGCGCGCGAAGGCATCATGGCGGGCTCCGCCCAACCTCTGCTCGGGGAAGTCAACGGCCGCTTCCACGATGGCCCAGCCGTTCTGAGCGCCGATGGCCGCACCATGTATTTCACGCGCAGCGATTACTTCCGTTTCCGGCTCAACAAGGACGAGCAGGGCACGAGTCATCTCATGCTCTTCCGTGCCGAGCTTCAGCCCGATGGCCGCTGGGGCAAGGTGAGCTCCTTCGCCTACAACGGCGAGGATTTCAGTGCGGGGCATGCTGCCCTCAGCGCGGATGGGTCCGTGCTCTACTACATCAGCGACATGCCCGGGGGCTTCGGCGGAACCGATCTGTACGCCTGCGAACGCACCGCGGAGGGCTGGGCCCATCCGCGCAACCTCGGGCCAACCGTGAACACGGCAGGCAGCGAGATGTTCCCGACCGTGCGCGGCGACACGCTCTTCTTCGCCAGCAACGGCCATCGCTCCCTGGGCGGCCTCGACATCTTCCGCACTGTGCAGAAAGACGGCGAATGGCGCCAACCGGAGAACCTCAACTACCCGATCAACACCCGTCACGACGACTTCGCCCTGGTGATGCTCACCGACCGGAAAGGCTACCTCAGCAGCAACCGCGGAGGACGAGATGGCATCTACCGGATCCTGGAGAATGATCCCACCCTCGTGCTCAACATCTCCGTATTCGACGAAGAGGACGGCTCCCCAATGGCCGGTGCCGAGGTGCGCCTGTTGGAGCCGACCCAGCCGGAGCCGCTCACCCTCTTCACCAACGATGATGGTCATGTGAGCTTCCCGCTCACCGTGGACAAGCTCTATGAGGTCCTCGCCAGCAAGGATGGCGTGTTCACCGAGCGCCGCCAACTGAGCACCATGGGGCAGCGCATCAGCCATGAGTTCAAGGAAGAATTCCGGATGCAGCGCGTAGTTGTGGACAAGCCGATCGTGATCGAGAACATCTACTATGACTATGACAAGTGGGACATCCGACCGGATGCGGCCGTGGAGCTCGACAAAGTGGCGCAGCTCTTCATCGATAATCCCGCACTGAGCTTCGAGCTGGGGTCGCATACCGACAGCCGCGCGAGCGGCATGTACAACCTGGTGCTCAGCGATGCACGCGCAAGCAGCGCCATGGACTATCTGATCCGCAAGGGCGTACCGGCCGAACGCATCACCGCGCGCGGCTACGGCGAGAGCAAGCTCGTGAACCGCTGCGCGGACGAAGTGGAATGCACGGAGGAGGAGCACCAGGCCAACCGGCGCACTGAATTCAAAGTGGTGAAAGTGATGCCGATGCTGAGCGATCGCAAGTGA
- a CDS encoding type IX secretion system membrane protein PorP/SprF yields MKHARLYLVLAALAAAIAASAQQEVMVSQYMFNGLFLNPAYAGSHGYASSSLLHRSQWMQVEGAPRTSMLAIDGPLMSNKMGLGFSLVHDQIGVSRDLDLSGHYAYHLRVGKHSKLALGLRAGVSIYSARVSELRHWDAADPLYQQDIVNAPLGKFGFGLYWYDRTSYLGLSVPTIYAADGRITLDAPGGFDHYFTQHYYLHAGKVLPLGESLDIKPSTLVKYTPNAPVEADINCNVLYRERVWLGLGYRSGDALVAMVEYQISPQLRVGYAYDMTTSKLRSYTSGSHEVMLGIDFGKDLVRIKTPRYF; encoded by the coding sequence ATGAAGCACGCACGACTTTACCTGGTCCTCGCAGCGCTCGCTGCGGCAATTGCCGCCAGCGCACAGCAGGAGGTGATGGTGAGCCAGTACATGTTCAACGGGCTCTTCCTCAATCCCGCCTATGCGGGCAGCCATGGCTATGCGAGCAGCAGCCTGCTTCACCGCAGCCAATGGATGCAGGTGGAAGGTGCACCGCGCACCAGCATGCTCGCCATCGATGGTCCATTGATGAGCAACAAGATGGGCCTTGGCTTCTCGCTTGTGCATGACCAGATCGGAGTGAGCCGCGACCTGGACCTGAGCGGTCACTACGCCTATCACCTCCGTGTTGGCAAGCACAGCAAACTGGCGCTCGGACTGCGCGCCGGCGTCTCCATCTACAGCGCCCGCGTGAGTGAACTGCGCCATTGGGATGCCGCCGACCCGCTCTACCAGCAGGACATTGTGAATGCGCCGCTGGGCAAATTCGGATTCGGCCTGTACTGGTACGACCGAACCAGCTACTTGGGGCTGAGCGTGCCCACGATCTACGCTGCCGATGGCCGCATCACGCTCGATGCGCCGGGCGGATTCGACCACTACTTCACGCAGCACTACTACCTGCACGCCGGCAAGGTGCTCCCTCTGGGCGAGAGCCTCGACATCAAGCCCAGCACCTTGGTGAAGTACACCCCCAACGCACCGGTGGAGGCGGACATCAACTGCAACGTGCTCTACCGCGAGCGCGTGTGGCTCGGCCTGGGCTACCGCTCCGGTGATGCCCTGGTGGCCATGGTGGAATACCAGATCAGCCCGCAATTGCGCGTCGGCTATGCCTACGACATGACCACCTCGAAGCTTCGCAGCTACACCAGCGGCAGCCATGAGGTGATGCTCGGAATCGACTTCGGCAAGGACCTGGTGCGCATCAAGACACCGCGATACTTCTGA